Sequence from the uncultured Flavobacterium sp. genome:
CTATATCTTTTGTTTTTTAAAGAAAAAAACAAAAGGATGTCGCTTCTATCTGGGCTAGGATTCTAGTTTTCAAAAGAAAATTTAAGATCAAATAATATATCAGTTTTTGAATTGTCTCCTGCTTTAGTTGGAGGATTAAAAATTCAACTCAATATAAAAGGCTTTAGCAAAACGCAATGTTTTGGCTAAAGCCTTTTTTAATTTAAACAAAGCTCAGAAACTTAGTATCTCAGAACCTCAGAACCTTTTTCGAAAACCTTCTCGCTCCATTCTAATCCATCAGGAAGTTGTTGATTGCTAAATTCGATATGAATAACTCTTCTTCTTTCGTTATTGGTAGTTTTGTTTGAAGCATGAAATAATAACGGTTTCATAATCATAATTCCTCCTTTTTCGACTTCGCAGATTGTTTCTTTTTCTTCTTCAAAATTGAGATTTTCAATTCTTAAAATCCCTTTCGAATGAGAGTTGTTAATGACTTTTAAGGCGCCATTATCTTTTGTAGTTTTATCAATATGAATTCTGATTGTGAAATTGTTTTCCAGAATTTCTTTTGGAGGCTGAACCGCAAACTGATTTTGTTTTATCGTCCAATTTTCGAAGTTTTCTATTTCAGCTTTTTTGTCAACAGAAATAGTTAAATCCTGATGATAAGCAACAAACCAATTTGATTTTTCAGGCTTATCAAAATAAATAGATTTGGTTATGAAATACCTTTTTCCAAAATTAGATTCAATAATATTCTCTAAATTCTGATTGAAAATATGAGGCAATGTTTCTGGAATTTCTTTGTGAAATTGTCTAATAGCAAATAAATCCTGAGATTTTCTAAAAGTTGCATTTTCATTTGAATTCTCCGTTACATTCTCAATTAATGAAATCAGCTTTTCGAGTTCATTTTCAGAATAAATATTATTTATAATTGCAAAGCCTTCGGAATTTATTTCGTTTAAAGAATTCATTTTGAAATCAATTTTTTTGTAATTATCTATAGAAAAAACTTAGAGCCTTAGTATCTCAGAATCTCAGAACCTTTTCCTAAAGAACCCTACTAACCGTCAAGCCATCACGAATTGGTAATAAAACGGTCTCAACTCTTGGATCATTTTTCAAAAGTAAATTGTATTCCAAAAGCACTTTTGTGCTCACATCATTTGGATGAACTGGTTCTAGGATTTTACCGCTCCATAAAACATTATCAGATAAAATAATTCCGCCTTTATTCATTTTCGGAACAATCATTTCCCAGTAATTCAGATAATTTTCTTTGTCGGCATCGATAAAAACCAAATCAAATTTGACATCCAGAGTTGGAATAATATCGACAGCTTCTCCTAAATGCTGGAAAATTTGTTTTCCCCAAGGCGATGCATCAAAATATTTGCGTTGAAAATCTACTAGTTCTTCTTTTATGTCAATCGTATGTAATTGACCACTTTCCTGCATTCCTTCGCATAAACACAAAGCAGCATAACCAGTATAAGTTCCAATTTCAAGAATATTAACCGGACGAATTAATTTAGATAACATACTCAAAACGCGGCCTTGAAAATGTCCGCTTAACATTCTTGGCAAAAGGATTTTCTGGTAAGTTTCTTTGTTAAGTTTGGCTAGTAATTCCGGTTCGTTTTCAGAATGTTGCTGGATATAATCTTCTAAGTCTTGTGATATAAAATGCATGTTGTAGTGTCTTCAAATTTAGAAAACAAAAATACGAAAAATATTGACTCACTTTTTTGCATAAAAAAACCATTCCGTTTTGCGGAATGGTTTCAATCTTGAATTTGGAAAAGATTATTTTTTCAAAGCGTCATTAACATCTTTGGCAGTTTTTACTGTTCCGTCTTTCGCAGCTTTCGCGGCATTTTCTACTTTTTCAGCTCCTTTTTTTGTTGCGTCTTTTACGTCAGTAGCTGTTTTTTTAGCAGCATTTTCGACATCGTCAGCAGCTTTTTTAGTGGCATCTTTTACGTCTTGCGCAGCAGCTTCTGTTTTAGTTACAGCGCTGTCTTTTACCTCTTTAATATCTGTTGTTAGAGAATCAACTTTGTTTCCAAGAGTTAGTTCATCTTCTGCTGGTTTTGGCTCTTTTTTTTCACATGATTGTACAGCGAATGCTAGTAAAGCAACAACAGCCAAGCTTAAAATTTGTTTTTTCATAATGAATGATCTTTTTTTAGGTTATAAAAATTTAAAGGTTATAAAGCTGAAAAATAAAGATACAAATTTTAAAATGATTGCGCGCTTTGTAAGATTATTTTCCTTTTGAGAGAAAAACAATTCTTATGCCAAACTTTAGTTTTTTTGTTCCGATCAATAATTATTTTTCGGATGAATTAATTTTTAGTTTTTTACCGGGAATTGACTTTAATATTTAAAAATAATAGTCTTAGTAATTTGTTATTTAATAACCAACACGTTATCATTTTTAGCGTAGTCATTTAAAGTAATATTGAACATCACAGTTAATTCTTTTCCGGCTCTAACAACTCCAAGTGCAGCAGTTGGAGGAGACATACCAAAATCAGCAAAAGTAATTTGATTAGATCCCTTTAAAATAAAAGTTCCATTACCGGCTGCTACGTTAACCAAAGTTTTGTATTCTCGACTAATTCCTGCAATGGTATAAGTTCCGGTTAAATTCCAGGTTGCTTCGTTTACTTTATTTGCAGATTTTAAAACGTATTTAATGTTTTTGTATGTTTTCGTGTCCAAAGTTTCATAAGCCACATCATCCATGCTTCCTTTGCTGCTTTTTATGCTTTCGGCCAATAGTGTAATAGTTAAGCTGTTTATATCAATTAATTTAGAATCCGTAACGGTTAAGTTTGCGCTACCATTTCCTTCTGTAGATTTCATTACCCAATCGTGTACATTTGAAGTTCCGGCAACTTCAAAAGTTGATTTTACCATAGAGTAGTTTCTTTGTGCATTTGTCTGGAATGACAATGTTATAAAAATCACTGTCAATAAAATTGATTTAATTGTTTTCATTTTGATATGGTATTAGTTGTTTTTGGAAATAGAGAAACTATATTTTATAGTCTGCTTTTATTTCTTAGATCAAATTTATTACGAACAAATAATACAGAAGATGATAAAAATCATTGTTGAGAATTTATTAAATAGTTAAAATTATTGAAGAGATCTAAAGATGTGTTCTAAGTAAAAAGAATTATTTAGCAGAATAAAAAAGGAGTCTTTATTAGGTGTTAAGCTTCAGTACAACGTCAGAAGTTTTAAGGAAAAAATCAGTAACTTTGCGCCATGCAAATTGAGAAAAAAGACATAAGAGCCTTATCAAAAGATCAGTTACGTGATTTTTTTGTCGCAAATAATGACAAAGCTTTTCGTGGAAATCAGGTCTATGAATGGTTATGGAGCAAAGGAGCACATAGTTTTGAGGATATGACAAATGTTGCCAAAGCAACGCGTTCTATGCTTGAAGATAATTTTGTAATCAATCATATTAAGGTTGATACAATGCAACGCAGCAGCGACGGAACTGTAAAAAACGCCGTTCGGTTACATGATGGTTTAGTAGTAGAATCAGTTTTGATTCCAACCGAAACAAGAACAACAGCTTGTGTTTCCAGTCAGGTTGGTTGTAGTTTAGATTGTAATTTCTGTGCAACTTCGCGTCTAAAAAGAATGCGTAATCTGGAGCCTGGAGAAATCTACGATCAGGTTATCGCAATTGATAAAGAAAGCCGTTTGTATCACAATCATCCGCTTTCGAATATTGTTTTTATGGGAATGGGAGAACCTTTGATGAATTACAATAATGTAATCAAAGCAATCGATATGATCACGTCACCAGAAGGTTTAGGAATGTCTCCGAAGCGTATTATGGTTTCGACGTCCGGAATTCCTAAAATGATTAAAAAAATGGCTGATGATGATGTAAAATTCAAATTGGCGGTTTCTTTACACTCGGCAATTGACGAAGTTCGTGCGCGAATTATGCCTTTCAGCAAAAATTTCCCACTGGCAGATCTGAGAGAATCATTAGAATATTGGTACAGAAAAACAAAAAATAAGATTTCATACGAATATGTAGTTTGGAAAGGAATCAACGACGATAAAGCTTCAATCGATGCATTAGTGAAATTTTGTAAATACGTGCCTTGTAAAGTGAATCTAATCGAATACAACCCAATAGACGATGGAGAATTTCAACAAGCCTCCGAAGAATCTATTTTGGCGTATATAAAAGCTTTAGAAAATATTGGAGTTGTCGTAAAAGTACGTCGCAGCCGCGGAAAAGATATCGATGCAGCTTGCGGACAATTGGCAAACAAAGAAGCCGATATGTAGAGAAATATTCCGCCAGGAATAATTGATTTAGATTAGTCTATAACATAATATCAAAAAATATTCCGCTAGGAATAATTGATCGGTAGAAAAAAAATATTGACAAAGTGAATTTGTTCCATAGGAACATCTGATCGCATCATTACATAAAAAAAGCATTAAAAACGAGAATTATTCTTGTTCTTAATGCTTTTTTTGGGCAAAAAGGATTCTTATTTTTTCAAATCAATCTCTTCCGTTACGCCACCTTTGGTTACTTTGGCAAGAGTATCGCAATTTCCATCGCCATAATCAAGAACCGCAGTCGCTCCGTTTTTGGTAATGGAAACAACACCTTTTACTGCAAATGGTTTTCTGCATGATGCGTCAAATTCAAGAGGAGTTGTGATTTCTGCCGAAAAAGTATCTCCGTTAGGAAAAGTAGTCGATCCGCTTCCGGTTACCAAAAAAGCATTGTCTTCCCAATTAAACCAAGTATCATAACCAGCAACCATTTCTTTTACCAAAGAGCCTTTTCGGGTATAAACACCTCCATCATCAAAAGTAATGGTCATATCAACTGTTGCAGTAGAAACCGGATGCGCTGTTGCCAATAAATTGGTTGTTTTTATAGTTCGAACGATACTTTTGCTTCCTTGAAGTTTTTTGCCATTATGATAAAAACCGTCAAAAGTATAACTAATCGTTTGTGTTGAGGCCGAAAAATCGTTGGCAAATGAAACAACCATTTTTCCTTTAACCACATTTCCGTTATCAAGAGTGCATCCTTCAACACCAAAATCGACTGTTTTTGTCCACGTATTATTGGTTAAAACTGTTGTAATAGTAGCACAACTCGGTAAAAAGTTTTTTACAGGACCGCCGGGTTTAGCAGTATTATTTTGTTGTGCGTTAAATTGATCTTCGGCAATATTAGTTACATCTTCAATTGAAGCATCAATTTTAGAAGTCGTAATAATTTCATTGTTCGAAATTGCCGTAGTAGTTCCGTCATTTGTTTTTTCATCAGAATTACAACTAATAAAAAAAGATAAAGCGACTAATGTTCCAATAAATAAAACTTTTGTTTTCATAGTAAATAGTTTAAATGGTTTTACTTTTAAATAATGAATTCAAATTAGGCTTTATGAAAAATGTTCTTGGTAGAATTTTTTAGTTAATACTTAAATTATTGTTATACTAACTTAAAATAGACAACGTTTTTTTATTTAAAATAGTATATTTGGAATCGAAATGAATATTACTTCTCAAATAAAACAGCCCATTTTTAACGAGATGGAACTTTTTGAAAAAAAGTTCCATGAATCGATGACCTCAAAGGTGGCTTTACTGAACCGAATTACCTATTATATCGTAAATAGAAAAGGGAAACAAATGCGTCCGATGTTTGTTTTTCTGACTGCAAAAATGGTTTCAGAAGGCATCGTAAATGAGAGAACTTATCGTGGTGCATCTGTAATTGAGCTTATTCATACCGCAACTTTGGTTCATGATGATGTCGTGGATGATAGTAATCGCCGTCGCGGATTTTTCTCTATAAATGCACTTTGGAAAAATAAAATTGCTGTTTTAGTTGGTGATTATTTATTGTCAAAAGGTTTGTTGCTATCTATAGATAATGGCGATTTTGATTTACTCCGAATCATTTCTGTTGCAGTTCGTGAAATGAGCGAAGGAGAATTACTTCAAATCGAAAAAGCCCGCAGACTTGATATTACCGAAGAAGTATATTATGAAATCATCCGAAAAAAGACTGCAACACTTATTGCTGCTTGTTGTGCGCTTGGTGCAAAATCTGTAATTGAAGATGATGCTCAGGTTGAGAATATGCGCAAATTTGGTGAGCTTATCGGAATGGCTTTTCAAATTAAAGATGATTTATTCGATTATAGCGAAGAAGCGATTGGTAAACCAACAGGAATTGATATTAAGGAGCAAAAAATGACTTTGCCTTTAATTCATGTTTTAAATACTTGTACTCCGCAAGAAAAAAAGTGGTTGATAAACTCCATCAAAAACCACAATAAAGACAAAAAACGCGTCAAAGAAGTTATTGCCTTTGTGAAAAACAATAATGGTTTGGCTTACGCCGAAAATAAAATGGTAGAATTTCAACAGGAAGCACTTTCGTTACTTCAAAACTTTGAAGATTCTGAGTTTAAAGATGCCCTTATTTTAATGGTGAACTACGTTATTGAAAGAAAAAAATAATTCTTTTAATTAGATAATTAGAAAATTTTTCAATTAGATAATTGATTTACTTATTTGTAAATCAAATGTTTTGGCGCGTCTAATAGGGATTTGTAATTTATTTTTTAAAATTTTTTCAATCCCGATGCAACCATTTCGAATCGACAATCGTCTATGCTAATAGAAGACCATTGCAAAACCAAAAACCGAAAGCTTATTAATGAAAATTATTCATTTACATCAAGAAGAAACCGAAATTATAAAGTTGGCTGTCGAAAATAATCGGCAAGCGCAACAACAAATATACAGTCGGTTTTCACCAAAGATGTTGAGTGTTTGTCGACAATATATAAAAGACATTCAATTGGCAGAAGATGTAATGATAACGGCTTTCATGAAAGTATTTACCAACTTAAACAAATTTGAAAATAAAGGAAGTTTTGAAGGTTGGATTCGCAGAATTATGGTCAACGAATGTATCTCTTATTTAAGAGTTCAGAAAAAAGTAAAGTTTACCGATGATGAAATTTATATCGAAGAAAGTTTTAATGCAATTGACAGCAAGTTTTCGACAGATCAGATTCAGTTTTTAATAGACGCTTTACCGGATGGTTACAAAATGGTTTTCAATTTATACGCCATAGAAGGATATAAACACAATGAAATTGCAAAGATGTTAGGAATTAATGAAGGAACGTCGAAATCGCAATTATCGCACGCCCGAAAAATGCTGCAAACACAAATTAATATATTAAAAAAACAAGATAATGGAACCGAATAATTTTGAAAAGGATTTCCGTGAAAAGCTAAACGAACGTCAGATCGAACCAAGCAATAAAGCCTGGGACAGATTGGACGCAATGTTGAGTGTTGCCGAAGAAAAGAAGCAGCCTAAAAAGAGTAGAAAATGGCTTTATATCGCAGCAAGTATTGTTGGGTTTTTACTAGTTGGAACTTTCTTTTTTAATCAGAAGAAAAGTGTTGTTGAAACTCCTCAAGGAACCGTTGTAATAGAAGAAAATACTAAGAAAGATTCGGTTGAAAAACCAATTTTAAATGTAACCAATTCTGTTAAAGAAGAGATGGTAGTTTCAGAAAAAACAGCGACACAAATTTCTGATAAAGAAATAAAAAACAAACCTGATACTTTAAAACAAAACCTAAATAAAACCATAAAAAATGAGAAAAATCAAATAGCGGAGTCTTCAATCATCAACAAAAACAATCAAGAAAAACAATCAATCAATAATGCGAATCCAATTGTCGAAACTTCTAAAAAAGAAAATGTAGATCAGTTGTTAGATTCTGCTGAAAAAACTGTTGTTGCACAGAATTCGGTTAAACCGAAAGCGAAAATTAAAATCAATGCCAACGATTTATTAAATCAGGTCGATGGTGAATTAGAACTTTCGTTTAGAGAAAAAGTAATCACAAAAGTCAATAAAAATTACCAAACAGTAAAAGTGGCTTTAGCAAATCGAAATCAGCAAGAATAGAGGATATAGAATCAAGAGTAAAGAATCAAGAAAATAGAATAAAAAATATAGATTTTTTAGTTCCGGAGGAACGATTCATATTGTAGCGTCGGGTTTTAACCCGATGGAGATTGGATTCATATTTCGCATTTTGCAATTCACAATCAACATTTCATATTTCACAATCGACGATCAACAATTCGCGATCAACAATTCTCAATGAATAAATCACAATCAATATTTCGTATTTCACAATCGACGATCAACAATTCACGATCAACAATTCTTAATGAATAATTCACAATCGACGATCAATAATTCATAATCAACAATTAATCATCAATAATTAACAATTAACAATCAATCATCAAAATCAATCAATCATGAAAAATTTTACCATTTATCTCGTTATCCTCGTTTTTCTATTTGTTAGTAAAGTGTTGGGGCAGGAAACTTTTGAATCGAAAGCAAGGCAGATTGCTAACAAAATAGAAAAGATTACTAAGGAAGAAAAAGCAACTTTAAAAGAAGAAGTTGAAGCTGTAAATGTTCAGTTATCTGAAGGGAAAATTACGCAGGAGCAAGCTGATAAACGCAAAAAAGAATTAGCAGAAGTCAGAGCTACAATTATTGAACAAAAAGTTACTGAGGCTCAAAATGAACTTAATGATTTGGTTCAGCAAAAAGTAGACGGAAAAATCAAAGAAGGAGATTCGATAAAGAAACATACTTTGGTTATTCATTGGAATGATCGAGACTGGAAAGACAATAAAAAAAGAAAAGATTCTATTCGTGGAGAAAGACGTACAACATCGCAATTTGTGTTTGCAATGGGTTTGAATAATATGATGGTCGACGGAAAACTTCAGGATTCGAATTACAGTTTTATAGGTTCACATTTTTATGAATGGGGTTTTACTTATAATTCAAGATTAATGAAAAACGACAATTTATTGCACGCTAAATATGGACTTTCATTAATGTATAATAATATACGACCAACAGATAATCGCAGTTTTGTGGTAAATGGAGATCAAACCGAGTTGCAGACAAATGCGATAAATTTAGATGAATCACGTTTTAGAAATGTTTATATCGTTGCGCCGGTTCATTTAGAGTTTGATTTTTCTAAACCTAAAGTAGTTAACGGAAAAACGTATTTTAGAACACATAAAAGTTTTCGTTTTGGAATTGGAGGATATGCAGGAATTAACGTAAAATCAAAACAGATTCTGAAATACGATCAGGACGATTTAGATTATAAAACAACAATAAAAGGAGATTACAATGTGAATAATTTTATATACGGATTAAGTTCTTATATAGGATATAGAGAAATGAGTTTGTATGTGAAATATGATTTGAATCCATTGTTTCAGGATAATTTAATAAAAGAAAATAATATTTCGTTAGGATTAAGATTTGATTTAAATTAGGAATACAATCGATTAGTTAGTGGAAAAAGTGCCTTGAAAAAGGCACTTTTTTTATTTGAAATCATCAGATTTCAAGATGGATTTGTGTACTTTTACAGACTTCAAATTTTTTAAATATTTTACGTTTTGATTTCACAAGCTACAATTGATTCTGTTTTTGAAACTGCTCGAGTAGAGGAGGTTATTGGTGATTATGTTAACTTAAAACGTGCAGGAAGTAACTACAAAGGTCTAAGTCCATTCTCAGATGAGCGCTCTCCGTCGTTCATGGTGTCGCCTGCAAAAGGAATCTGGAAAGATTTTAGTACAGGAAAAGGAGGTAATTCTGTTAAGTTCTTAATGGAACATTCGCAATTTACCTATCCGGAAGCCATTCGATACTTGGCCAGAAAGTACAATATTGAGATCGAAGAGACAGAACAAACAGATGCTGAAAAAGCAATGACGGATGTTCGCGAAAGTATGTATTTGGTTTCGGAATTTGCAAAAGATTATTTTAATAAGACACTTTTAAATTCAGAAGAAGGAAAAGCAATTGGACTTTCTTATTTTAAAGAAAGAGGTTTTACCAATGAAACAATCAAAAAATTTAGCTTAGGATATTCGCCTGAAACCTGGGATGCTTTGACCAAAGAAGCTTTGGGTAAAGGTTATAAATTGGAATTTCTGGAAAGCACCGGTTTAACAATTGCGAGAGAAGATCGTCCGTTTGACCGTTTCAAAGGCCGCGTAATGTTTCCTATCGAAAGTATGTCCGGACGTGTTTTAGGATTTGGAGGACGTATATTAACGAATGATAAAAAAGCAGCAAAATATTTAAACTCGCCCGAAAGTAATATTTACCATAAAAGTAAAGTGCTTTACGGAATTTTTCAGGCGAAACAGTCGATAGCAAAACAAAACAATTGTTATTTGGTTGAAGGTTATACAGATGTAATTCAGTTTAATCAAGCGGGAATTGAGAATGTTGTAGCTTCTTCGGGAACAGCTTTAACGCCGGATCAGATACGTTTAATTAATCGTCTGACAAGAAATATTACAGTACTTTTTGATGGAGATGCTGCAGGTTTACGTGCTGCTATTCGAGGAATCGATTTGATTCTTGAAGAAGGAATGAATGTAAGGGTTTGTGCTTTTCCTGACGGAGAAGATCCTGATAGTTTTGCGCGAAAAACTTCGCATGATGATCTTGTTGCTTATCTAGAAGAAAACAGTAAAGATTTTATACAGTTTAAAGCCTCTCTTTTAATGAAAGAAGCTAAAAACGATCCTATAAAAAAAGCCGATTTGATTCGTGATATGGTTGTTAGTATTTCGAAAATTCCGGATCGTATTCAACGTGAAGTATATACTCAGGAATGTGCTAGAATTATGGATATTTCTGAGCAGGTTTTGGTAAGTACTTTGGCTCAGCTGATTCAAAAAGATATTACAGAGGCGAATAAAAAGCAAAAACAGGAACAAAAACCTTTTGAAGTTTTTAGAAACCAACCCCAACAACCGCCAAGTAATGCCGGATATTCAGGAGGAGATCCTGATGATCCAAGAACAGGGCCGCCAGATGATTATTATCCGGGAGGACCAGGATATGCTGCACCAGTACAGCAAACAGAAAAAGTTGATATTTTATACCGTTTAGAGCGTAAAGTGATCGAAATTTTATTGCTTTACGGAGATACAATGGAAGAATTTGAAGATGTGCTTTTAAAGAATAATGATGAAGGTGAGGTTGTAATGGTTTCTGAAATGAAACAATATAAAGTACACCAGCGAATTTATTTGAGTTTGCAGGAAGACGAGGTAGAACTATCAAATAACTTGTTCCGTGATATTTATACGGATTTAATAGCCTTTTATAATCAAAACGAAAAGTTTAGTTTAGAGCAATATTTAATGCGTCTACAGCCTGATTTTGCTCAGGAAGTTACAGATATTTTAATGGAAGATGAACGATTGACGCTTCACGATTGGGAAGGGCAGAACATTTTTTCGAAAATGAAGCACGAAACGATTGCGCAATATGTTACGGAAACAATTATGTCTATGCGTTGGTTTTTGGTTGATAAAATCATCCAAGAATTAAAAAGCTCTATACAACCTGATAATTCAGATAATACAGAGCTTTTGTCGATGGTGGTTGATTACTCAAAACTAGTTAATTCATTTTCGAAAAAACTGGGAAGAGTAATGTCAAGATACCATTAAATAATTTCTAAAGTCTTTGCTTTGTTAACAAGATCTACTAAATTAGTAACATTTAATTTAGTCAATAATCTTAATTTGTAAGTACTGATCGTTTTTTCGTTCAGGTTTAAGATTTTAGAGATTTCATTGTTTTTCTTACCATCACTTAAGTAACGTAAAACTTCGATCTCGCGATTAGAAAGTTTTCTGTACAAACGTTCGCTTTTGCTTTGTTTCGCAATAAGAGCCATGTTTTTACGCACAGTTTCGTTGATGATAATTTTTCCTTCATGTACTTTAATAATAGAAAGACCTAAAGTTTCAAGTTTTTCTGTTTTGTGCACATACCCAGAAACTCCTGCTTTGATCGCATTTGGAGCGTACATTTGTTCGGCGAGGTCACTAAAAATTAC
This genomic interval carries:
- a CDS encoding O-methyltransferase — its product is MHFISQDLEDYIQQHSENEPELLAKLNKETYQKILLPRMLSGHFQGRVLSMLSKLIRPVNILEIGTYTGYAALCLCEGMQESGQLHTIDIKEELVDFQRKYFDASPWGKQIFQHLGEAVDIIPTLDVKFDLVFIDADKENYLNYWEMIVPKMNKGGIILSDNVLWSGKILEPVHPNDVSTKVLLEYNLLLKNDPRVETVLLPIRDGLTVSRVL
- a CDS encoding RNA polymerase sigma factor, whose amino-acid sequence is MKIIHLHQEETEIIKLAVENNRQAQQQIYSRFSPKMLSVCRQYIKDIQLAEDVMITAFMKVFTNLNKFENKGSFEGWIRRIMVNECISYLRVQKKVKFTDDEIYIEESFNAIDSKFSTDQIQFLIDALPDGYKMVFNLYAIEGYKHNEIAKMLGINEGTSKSQLSHARKMLQTQINILKKQDNGTE
- a CDS encoding YceI family protein, yielding MKTIKSILLTVIFITLSFQTNAQRNYSMVKSTFEVAGTSNVHDWVMKSTEGNGSANLTVTDSKLIDINSLTITLLAESIKSSKGSMDDVAYETLDTKTYKNIKYVLKSANKVNEATWNLTGTYTIAGISREYKTLVNVAAGNGTFILKGSNQITFADFGMSPPTAALGVVRAGKELTVMFNITLNDYAKNDNVLVIK
- the dnaG gene encoding DNA primase, producing the protein MISQATIDSVFETARVEEVIGDYVNLKRAGSNYKGLSPFSDERSPSFMVSPAKGIWKDFSTGKGGNSVKFLMEHSQFTYPEAIRYLARKYNIEIEETEQTDAEKAMTDVRESMYLVSEFAKDYFNKTLLNSEEGKAIGLSYFKERGFTNETIKKFSLGYSPETWDALTKEALGKGYKLEFLESTGLTIAREDRPFDRFKGRVMFPIESMSGRVLGFGGRILTNDKKAAKYLNSPESNIYHKSKVLYGIFQAKQSIAKQNNCYLVEGYTDVIQFNQAGIENVVASSGTALTPDQIRLINRLTRNITVLFDGDAAGLRAAIRGIDLILEEGMNVRVCAFPDGEDPDSFARKTSHDDLVAYLEENSKDFIQFKASLLMKEAKNDPIKKADLIRDMVVSISKIPDRIQREVYTQECARIMDISEQVLVSTLAQLIQKDITEANKKQKQEQKPFEVFRNQPQQPPSNAGYSGGDPDDPRTGPPDDYYPGGPGYAAPVQQTEKVDILYRLERKVIEILLLYGDTMEEFEDVLLKNNDEGEVVMVSEMKQYKVHQRIYLSLQEDEVELSNNLFRDIYTDLIAFYNQNEKFSLEQYLMRLQPDFAQEVTDILMEDERLTLHDWEGQNIFSKMKHETIAQYVTETIMSMRWFLVDKIIQELKSSIQPDNSDNTELLSMVVDYSKLVNSFSKKLGRVMSRYH
- a CDS encoding response regulator transcription factor → MIKVCLADNHPVTHFGVKSYFKDHDQISIVANVGNFSMVRDILQTKEIDILILDLELEGLSSIFEVKSILKNFPKTKIVIFSDLAEQMYAPNAIKAGVSGYVHKTEKLETLGLSIIKVHEGKIIINETVRKNMALIAKQSKSERLYRKLSNREIEVLRYLSDGKKNNEISKILNLNEKTISTYKLRLLTKLNVTNLVDLVNKAKTLEII
- a CDS encoding phytanoyl-CoA dioxygenase family protein — its product is MNSLNEINSEGFAIINNIYSENELEKLISLIENVTENSNENATFRKSQDLFAIRQFHKEIPETLPHIFNQNLENIIESNFGKRYFITKSIYFDKPEKSNWFVAYHQDLTISVDKKAEIENFENWTIKQNQFAVQPPKEILENNFTIRIHIDKTTKDNGALKVINNSHSKGILRIENLNFEEEKETICEVEKGGIMIMKPLLFHASNKTTNNERRRVIHIEFSNQQLPDGLEWSEKVFEKGSEVLRY
- a CDS encoding polyprenyl synthetase family protein codes for the protein MNITSQIKQPIFNEMELFEKKFHESMTSKVALLNRITYYIVNRKGKQMRPMFVFLTAKMVSEGIVNERTYRGASVIELIHTATLVHDDVVDDSNRRRGFFSINALWKNKIAVLVGDYLLSKGLLLSIDNGDFDLLRIISVAVREMSEGELLQIEKARRLDITEEVYYEIIRKKTATLIAACCALGAKSVIEDDAQVENMRKFGELIGMAFQIKDDLFDYSEEAIGKPTGIDIKEQKMTLPLIHVLNTCTPQEKKWLINSIKNHNKDKKRVKEVIAFVKNNNGLAYAENKMVEFQQEALSLLQNFEDSEFKDALILMVNYVIERKK
- the rlmN gene encoding 23S rRNA (adenine(2503)-C(2))-methyltransferase RlmN, whose amino-acid sequence is MQIEKKDIRALSKDQLRDFFVANNDKAFRGNQVYEWLWSKGAHSFEDMTNVAKATRSMLEDNFVINHIKVDTMQRSSDGTVKNAVRLHDGLVVESVLIPTETRTTACVSSQVGCSLDCNFCATSRLKRMRNLEPGEIYDQVIAIDKESRLYHNHPLSNIVFMGMGEPLMNYNNVIKAIDMITSPEGLGMSPKRIMVSTSGIPKMIKKMADDDVKFKLAVSLHSAIDEVRARIMPFSKNFPLADLRESLEYWYRKTKNKISYEYVVWKGINDDKASIDALVKFCKYVPCKVNLIEYNPIDDGEFQQASEESILAYIKALENIGVVVKVRRSRGKDIDAACGQLANKEADM